In Gossypium hirsutum isolate 1008001.06 chromosome D06, Gossypium_hirsutum_v2.1, whole genome shotgun sequence, one genomic interval encodes:
- the LOC121218465 gene encoding protein CONTINUOUS VASCULAR RING 1 isoform X1, with product MGDEKSMIVMASRDRESRDRELLIPVADAVHDDSSKPSPSSSSHHAGRETFYKVFRSWASKKFMTGCVILFPIAITFYITWWFIHFVDGFFSPIYAQLGIEIFGLGFVTSITFIFLVGVFMSSWLGASVLGLGEWFIKRMPFVRHIYNASKQISSAISPDQNTQAFKEVAIIRHPRIGEYAFGFITSSVTLQSYTGEEELCCVYVPTNHLYIGDIFLINTNDVIRPNLSVREGIEIVVSGGMSMPQILSTLDSRLPLERSRSNRS from the exons ATGGGCGATGAGAAATCGATGATCGTGATGGCGAGTAGGGATAGAGAGAGTAGAGATCGGGAGCTTCTGATCCCGGTCGCTGACGCCGTCCACGATGATTCCTCCAAACCTTCTCCTTCCTCTTCTTCCCATCACGCCGGCCGCGag ACCTTTTACAAAGTTTTCCGGAGCTGGGCTTCAAAGAAGTTCATGACGGGATG TGTCATTTTGTTTCCTATAGCAATCACTTTCTACATAACGTGGTGGTTCATTCACTTTGTGGATGGCTTTTTCTCTCCAATTTATGCTCAACTTGGCATTGAAATATTTG GTCTTGGATTTGTAACTTCTATAACATTCATCTTCTTGGTTGGGGTATTCATGTCATCATGGTTGGGAGCATCTGTCCTAGGCCTTGGTGAGTGGTTTATCAAGCGGATGCCATTTGTTCGTCATATCTACAACGCCTCCAAGCAGATTAGTTCTGCTATATCACCAG ATCAGAACACACAGGCATTCAAGGAAGTAGCCATCATAAGGCATCCACGAATTGGTGAATATGCATTTGGGTTCATTACTTCATCTGTTACTCTACAG agCTACACTGGTGAAGAAGAGCTATGCTGTGTCTATGTTCCCACGAATCATCTTTACATCGGTGATATATTCCTCATCAATACAAACGATGTTATCAGACCAAATCTATCAGTCCGTGAAGGAATCG AAATTGTTGTGTCAGGGGGGATGTCGATGCCTCAGATACTGTCAACACTAGATTCACGTTTGCCGCTGGAAAGAAGTAGATCTAACAGAAGCTGA
- the LOC121218465 gene encoding protein CONTINUOUS VASCULAR RING 1 isoform X2: MGDEKSMIVMASRDRESRDRELLIPVADAVHDDSSKPSPSSSSHHAGRETFYKVFRSWASKKFMTGCVILFPIAITFYITWWFIHFVDGFFSPIYAQLGIEIFGLGFVTSITFIFLVGVFMSSWLGASVLGLGEWFIKRMPFVRHIYNASKQISSAISPDQNTQAFKEVAIIRHPRIGEYAFGFITSSVTLQTCLNCLLPSGLVLVSMAFLLGKTFHYTKINCLKLVIFSSLFVSLCTLFYLGVCVNFLYLLLCPRNS; the protein is encoded by the exons ATGGGCGATGAGAAATCGATGATCGTGATGGCGAGTAGGGATAGAGAGAGTAGAGATCGGGAGCTTCTGATCCCGGTCGCTGACGCCGTCCACGATGATTCCTCCAAACCTTCTCCTTCCTCTTCTTCCCATCACGCCGGCCGCGag ACCTTTTACAAAGTTTTCCGGAGCTGGGCTTCAAAGAAGTTCATGACGGGATG TGTCATTTTGTTTCCTATAGCAATCACTTTCTACATAACGTGGTGGTTCATTCACTTTGTGGATGGCTTTTTCTCTCCAATTTATGCTCAACTTGGCATTGAAATATTTG GTCTTGGATTTGTAACTTCTATAACATTCATCTTCTTGGTTGGGGTATTCATGTCATCATGGTTGGGAGCATCTGTCCTAGGCCTTGGTGAGTGGTTTATCAAGCGGATGCCATTTGTTCGTCATATCTACAACGCCTCCAAGCAGATTAGTTCTGCTATATCACCAG ATCAGAACACACAGGCATTCAAGGAAGTAGCCATCATAAGGCATCCACGAATTGGTGAATATGCATTTGGGTTCATTACTTCATCTGTTACTCTACAG ACATGTCTAAATTGCTTGTTGCCGAGTGGTTTGGTTCTTGTTTCCATGGCATTCTTGTTGGGAAAGACTTTCCACTATACAAAAATCAATTGCCTGAAGCTAGTGATATTCTCTTCTCTTTTTGTCTCATTATGTACTCTTTTTTATTTGGGCGTGTGTGTGAATTTCCTTTATCTACTTTTATGTCCTAGAAACAGTTAA
- the LOC121218469 gene encoding dynein light chain LC6, flagellar outer arm encodes MLEGKAMIKETDMPEKMQTQAMDSASQALDLYDVSDCISIAAHIKKEFDNEYGGGWQCVVGSNFGCFFTHTKGTFVYFALGTLNFLIFKGAAS; translated from the exons ATGTTGGAAGGCAAAGCTATGATAAAAGAAACTGATATGCCTGAGAAGATGCAAACCCAAGCCATGGATTCTGCTTCTCAGGCACTTGATCTTTATGATGTTTCTGACTGCATCTCTATTGCTGCTCACATCAAGAAG gAATTTGACAACGAATATGGAGGTGGATGGCAATGTGTGGTGGGTTCAAACTTTGGGTGTTTCTTCACTCATACAAAAGGGACTTTTGTTTATTTTGCTTTGGGGACCCTCAATTTCCTTATATTCAAGGGGGCAGCTTCTTAA